The following are encoded in a window of Providencia rettgeri genomic DNA:
- the prs gene encoding ribose-phosphate diphosphokinase, translating into MPDMKLFAGNATPELAQRVANRLYTNLGDAAVGRFSDGEVSVQINENVRGGDIFIIQSTCAPTNDNLMELVVMVDALRRASAGRITAVIPYFGYARQDRRVRSARVPITAKVVADFLSSVGVDRVLTVDLHAEQIQGFFDVPVDNVFGSPILLEDMLQKNLENPIVVSPDIGGVVRARAIAKLLNDTDMAIIDKRRPRANVSQVMHIIGDVSGRDCILVDDMIDTGGTLCKAAEALKERGAKRVFAYATHPIFSGNAVDNIKNSVIDEVIVCDTIPLSPEIKALSNVRTLTLSGMLAEAIRRISNEESISAMFEH; encoded by the coding sequence GTGCCCGATATGAAGCTTTTTGCTGGTAACGCTACACCGGAACTAGCACAACGTGTTGCTAACCGCCTTTACACTAATCTTGGAGACGCGGCTGTTGGTCGTTTTAGCGACGGCGAAGTCAGTGTTCAAATTAATGAAAATGTTCGCGGTGGTGATATTTTTATCATCCAGTCAACTTGTGCACCAACTAATGACAACTTAATGGAACTGGTTGTTATGGTCGATGCCCTGCGCCGTGCATCTGCTGGTCGTATTACCGCTGTTATCCCTTACTTCGGTTATGCAAGACAGGATCGTCGCGTACGTTCTGCCCGTGTACCAATCACCGCTAAAGTTGTTGCCGATTTTCTGTCCAGTGTTGGTGTTGACCGTGTTCTCACTGTTGACCTTCACGCAGAGCAGATCCAGGGCTTCTTTGATGTTCCTGTTGATAATGTATTCGGTAGCCCAATTCTTCTGGAAGATATGCTTCAGAAGAACTTGGAAAACCCAATTGTTGTATCTCCAGACATCGGCGGCGTGGTACGTGCTAGAGCTATCGCAAAACTCCTGAATGACACCGACATGGCAATCATTGATAAACGTCGTCCTCGTGCAAACGTTTCTCAAGTTATGCACATTATTGGTGATGTTTCAGGTCGTGACTGCATCTTAGTTGACGATATGATTGATACCGGTGGTACTCTGTGTAAAGCGGCTGAAGCGCTGAAAGAACGTGGTGCTAAACGTGTGTTCGCATACGCAACTCACCCGATTTTCTCAGGCAATGCTGTAGACAACATCAAAAATTCAGTTATTGATGAAGTCATTGTTTGTGACACTATTCCACTGTCTCCTGAAATCAAGGCGTTGAGCAACGTTCGCACCTTGACACTGTCAGGCATGCTGGCTGAAGCTATTCGTCGCATTAGCAACGAAGAGTCAATCTCAGCAATGTTTGAGCATTAA
- the ychF gene encoding redox-regulated ATPase YchF: MGFKCGIVGLPNVGKSTLFNALTKAGIEAANFPFCTIEPNTGVVPMPDPRLEQLAEIVKPQRILPTTMEFVDIAGLVKGASKGEGLGNQFLTNIRETEAIGHVVRCFENDNIIHVAGQVDPAADIEVINTELALADLDTCERAIHRVQKRAKGGDKDAKAELEALEKCLPHLEQAGMLRTLDLTPEDKAAIRYLSFLTLKPTMYIANVNEDGFENNPFLDKVYEIAKAEGSVVVPVCAAIESDIAELDDEERDEFMADLGIEEPGLNRVIRAGYELLNLQTYFTAGVKEVRAWTIPVGATAPQAAGKIHTDFEKGFIRAQTISFDDFIQYRGEQGAKEAGKMRAEGKDYIVKDGDVLNFLFNV, from the coding sequence ATGGGTTTTAAATGCGGTATCGTTGGTCTGCCAAACGTGGGTAAGTCCACATTATTTAATGCGTTGACCAAAGCCGGCATCGAAGCAGCCAACTTCCCTTTCTGTACAATTGAACCAAACACGGGTGTTGTGCCAATGCCAGACCCACGTCTTGAACAATTAGCTGAAATTGTGAAGCCACAGCGTATTTTACCAACCACCATGGAATTCGTCGATATCGCGGGCTTGGTTAAAGGCGCTTCTAAAGGTGAAGGTCTGGGTAATCAATTTTTAACTAATATCCGTGAAACCGAAGCTATCGGTCATGTCGTGCGTTGTTTTGAAAATGACAACATCATCCACGTTGCGGGCCAAGTTGACCCAGCAGCAGATATTGAAGTTATCAACACCGAATTAGCGTTAGCAGATCTAGATACCTGTGAACGTGCTATCCATCGCGTACAAAAACGCGCTAAAGGTGGCGACAAAGACGCTAAAGCCGAATTAGAAGCCTTAGAAAAATGTCTGCCGCATTTAGAGCAAGCTGGCATGCTACGTACATTAGATTTAACGCCTGAAGACAAAGCCGCCATCCGTTACTTAAGCTTTTTAACGTTAAAACCAACGATGTATATCGCTAACGTTAATGAAGATGGATTTGAAAATAACCCATTCTTAGACAAAGTGTATGAGATAGCCAAAGCCGAAGGCTCCGTTGTTGTACCTGTTTGTGCTGCTATCGAATCTGATATTGCTGAGTTAGATGATGAAGAACGTGACGAATTTATGGCGGATTTAGGCATCGAAGAGCCAGGTTTAAACCGTGTTATTCGTGCAGGTTATGAATTATTAAACCTGCAAACCTACTTCACCGCAGGTGTTAAGGAAGTTCGTGCATGGACAATCCCTGTGGGAGCCACTGCGCCACAAGCTGCGGGTAAAATCCACACGGATTTCGAAAAAGGCTTTATTCGCGCTCAAACCATCTCTTTTGATGATTTCATTCAGTACCGTGGTGAACAAGGCGCTAAAGAAGCAGGCAAAATGCGCGCCGAAGGAAAAGACTACATCGTTAAAGATGGCGATGTTCTGAATTTCCTGTTTAATGTGTAA
- the ychH gene encoding stress-induced protein YchH: MKRKSAHLIGNVLMGLGMIMMIGSIGVNLFAHVINFSLSELVTNGSLFGIFVGAIVWLVGARVGGREKVADRYWVLKHYPRKDNHRYP; encoded by the coding sequence ATGAAACGGAAAAGTGCTCATTTAATTGGTAATGTCCTTATGGGGTTAGGGATGATCATGATGATTGGGAGCATTGGGGTTAACCTATTTGCCCATGTGATCAACTTTAGCCTGTCAGAGCTTGTGACAAACGGTTCATTGTTCGGCATTTTCGTTGGTGCCATAGTGTGGTTAGTGGGCGCGAGAGTAGGGGGACGTGAAAAAGTCGCGGATCGTTACTGGGTATTAAAACATTATCCACGTAAAGATAATCACCGTTATCCATAA
- the tssC gene encoding type VI secretion system contractile sheath large subunit, which yields MLMSVNNETTSNNTTTVLDDTTNHGIYASLFEKINLTPVTQISDINAFQDNAALADTTADERVTIAVQVFLDRLKSSGQQVERLDRNLLDHHIAELDKQISQQLDEVMHHAEFQQVESAWRGLKFLVDRTDFRQNVKIELLDVSKDDLRQDFEDSPEVIQSGLYQHTYIAEYDTPGGEPIAAIISNYEFDRSPQDIALLRSISKVSASAHMPFIGSVGPKFFGKETMEEVAAIKDIGNYFDRAEYLKWKAFRDSDDARYIGLTMPRVLGRLPYGPDTVPVRSFNYVEEVKGPDHEKYLWTNATFAFAANMVKSFVNNGWCVQIRGPQAGGAVKDLPIHLFDLGTGSQVKIPSEVMIPETREFEFSNLGFIPLSYYKNRDYSCFFSANSAQKPALYDTADATANSRINSRLPYIFLLSRIAHYLKLIQRENIGTTKDRRLLELELNNWVRGLVTEMTDPSDDLQASHPLRDAKVVVEDIEDNPGFFRVKLYAVPHFQVEGMDVDLSLVSQMPKAKA from the coding sequence ATGCTGATGTCAGTGAATAACGAAACAACCTCAAATAACACCACAACTGTACTGGATGATACGACTAACCACGGTATCTATGCTTCTCTATTTGAAAAAATCAATCTCACTCCAGTGACGCAAATTAGTGATATCAATGCGTTTCAAGATAATGCTGCACTGGCAGATACCACCGCCGATGAGCGCGTCACTATCGCCGTTCAAGTATTCCTTGACCGATTAAAATCATCAGGTCAACAGGTTGAACGTCTAGACCGTAATCTACTTGATCACCATATTGCTGAGCTCGATAAACAAATCAGTCAACAACTTGATGAAGTTATGCACCATGCTGAATTTCAACAAGTTGAATCCGCATGGCGTGGCTTAAAGTTCTTAGTTGACCGCACTGATTTTCGTCAAAATGTCAAGATTGAGCTCCTTGATGTATCAAAAGACGACTTACGACAAGATTTTGAAGACAGCCCTGAAGTCATTCAAAGTGGTCTGTATCAACACACTTACATTGCGGAATATGATACCCCAGGTGGTGAGCCAATCGCCGCGATAATTTCAAATTACGAGTTTGACAGAAGTCCTCAAGATATCGCGTTATTACGCAGTATTTCAAAAGTTTCTGCTTCTGCACATATGCCATTTATCGGTTCCGTGGGTCCGAAATTCTTTGGCAAGGAAACGATGGAAGAAGTTGCTGCCATCAAAGATATTGGTAACTATTTTGACCGTGCAGAGTACCTAAAATGGAAAGCTTTCCGTGACTCTGATGACGCACGTTATATCGGCTTAACCATGCCTCGCGTATTAGGTCGTCTGCCTTATGGTCCTGATACAGTACCTGTTCGTAGTTTTAACTACGTAGAAGAAGTCAAAGGTCCTGATCACGAAAAATATTTATGGACAAACGCGACTTTTGCTTTCGCAGCGAATATGGTCAAAAGCTTTGTTAACAACGGTTGGTGTGTACAAATTCGCGGTCCACAAGCAGGTGGGGCTGTCAAAGATCTCCCTATTCATCTGTTTGATTTAGGCACAGGCAGTCAAGTAAAAATTCCATCTGAAGTGATGATCCCTGAAACCCGTGAATTCGAGTTCTCTAACCTCGGTTTTATTCCGCTGTCTTATTACAAAAACCGTGATTACTCATGCTTCTTTTCCGCAAACTCAGCGCAAAAGCCAGCACTTTACGATACTGCAGATGCCACAGCCAATAGCCGTATTAACTCGCGCTTACCTTACATTTTCCTATTATCTCGTATCGCTCATTATTTAAAATTAATTCAACGAGAAAATATTGGTACCACCAAAGACCGCCGTTTACTTGAACTTGAATTAAACAACTGGGTACGCGGACTCGTCACTGAAATGACAGATCCAAGTGATGATTTGCAAGCCTCTCACCCACTGCGCGATGCAAAAGTGGTCGTAGAAGACATTGAAGATAATCCAGGCTTCTTCCGTGTGAAACTATACGCAGTTCCGCATTTCCAAGTTGAAGGCATGGATGTTGATCTCTCTTTAGTTTCACAAATGCCAAAAGCAAAAGCGTAA
- the tssB gene encoding type VI secretion system contractile sheath small subunit → MSDSFQNEVPKARVNIKLDLHTGGAQKKVELPLKLLAVGDYSHGQDTRALSEREKVDINKNNFDSVLAEYNPTVNLTVKNTLAGDGSEDNIALSFKNMKDFEPEQVARQIPQLRAMLAMRNLLRDLKSNLLDNVTFRRELENILKDPTLSDELREELAQLAPKKD, encoded by the coding sequence ATGTCAGACAGCTTCCAAAATGAAGTGCCAAAAGCAAGGGTCAATATAAAATTAGATTTACACACGGGTGGTGCACAAAAAAAAGTCGAATTGCCTCTGAAACTATTAGCGGTAGGCGATTATAGCCACGGCCAAGATACACGGGCTTTATCTGAACGTGAAAAGGTGGATATCAATAAAAATAACTTTGATAGCGTGTTAGCTGAATATAATCCAACCGTCAATCTTACTGTTAAAAATACACTGGCTGGTGATGGTTCAGAAGATAATATCGCTTTATCATTCAAAAATATGAAAGATTTTGAGCCCGAACAAGTGGCTCGCCAAATTCCACAACTTCGCGCCATGCTGGCCATGCGTAACCTGTTACGTGATCTCAAATCCAATCTCCTTGATAACGTCACTTTCCGCCGTGAACTCGAAAACATCCTAAAAGATCCAACTTTAAGCGATGAATTACGTGAAGAATTGGCTCAACTGGCCCCGAAAAAAGACTAA
- the pth gene encoding aminoacyl-tRNA hydrolase, whose product MSKIKLIVGLANPGAEYAQTRHNAGAWYVDLLAQRHNQHLKEEAKFFGYTARINLSGNDIRLLVPTTFMNLSGKAVAAMANFYRINLDEILVAHDELDIPPGVAKMKLGGSNGGHNGLKDIQSKFANDPNFYRLRIGIGHPGDKNKVVGFVLGKPPLSEQKLIDEAIDEAVRCTDILLSDGMDKAINRLHSFKATA is encoded by the coding sequence GTGAGCAAAATTAAATTAATTGTTGGCCTTGCAAACCCGGGGGCTGAATACGCACAAACCCGCCACAATGCCGGGGCATGGTATGTTGATTTACTGGCGCAGCGCCATAATCAACACTTAAAAGAAGAAGCCAAATTTTTCGGCTATACCGCACGCATTAACCTGAGTGGTAATGATATTCGCTTATTAGTACCAACCACCTTTATGAACCTCAGTGGTAAAGCGGTAGCGGCAATGGCTAATTTTTATCGTATTAATCTTGATGAAATTTTAGTCGCCCATGATGAACTTGATATTCCGCCGGGTGTGGCAAAAATGAAGCTTGGTGGCAGTAATGGTGGTCATAATGGGCTTAAAGATATTCAGAGTAAATTTGCGAATGACCCCAATTTTTACCGTTTACGTATTGGCATTGGCCACCCAGGCGATAAAAACAAAGTGGTTGGTTTTGTGTTAGGTAAGCCGCCACTGTCTGAGCAAAAACTGATTGATGAAGCGATTGATGAAGCAGTTAGGTGCACCGACATTCTATTATCTGATGGAATGGACAAAGCAATAAACCGTTTACATAGTTTTAAAGCGACTGCATAA